The Apium graveolens cultivar Ventura chromosome 6, ASM990537v1, whole genome shotgun sequence genome contains a region encoding:
- the LOC141665162 gene encoding uncharacterized protein LOC141665162: MMSIPVFLVVFVKEMYGGYANVGASLQDFGNFNKELKLFIGDKDVQMMIDKFKRMQEKSEGFYYAYDVDSEGRLTNLFWADSIGRRNFELYGDGILFDAIFDTNKYSTTIYSNFLLSYIRRYNLILLHSLALTNMTDVNEPIYGLLRTTSRSESENSFLGSFTNKEIHYEEILTSCLEMQIKHMSEEVDGVTHFEIRDVRVKDKLFKIPVSMNHVVCSFKKFVMCGIVCKHVFYGLKQIGVTKFPRSIVLNCWIQTADSRTSSNLDVAGVELQRLEHVHNTIKKLNTKLDDYDGSVVSFTKKDHTAAMVGQQPKGEVNILPPNVSISMNLAVCSCKKFVTTV, from the exons ATGATGTCTATTCCagtttttctagtagtgtttgTGAAGGAAATGTATGGTGGATATGCTAATGTTGGTGCTTCGCTGCAAGATTTCGGGAACTTCAATAAGGAATTGAAATTGTTTATTGGTGATAAGGATGTGCAGATGATGATTGACAAATTCAAACGTATGCAGGAGAAATCTGAAGGATTCTATTATGCTTATGATGTTGATTCTGAAGGCCGCCTAACAAATCTATTTTGGGCTGATTCTATTGGTCGTAGGAATTTTGAATTGTATGGTGATGGAATATTATTTGATGCAATATTTGATACAAACAAGTATTCGACAACTATTTACTCTAATTTTCTACTGAGTTATATTAGAAG GTATAATTTGATTTTGCTCCATTCACTGGCATTGACAAACATGACAGATGT AAATGAGCCTATATATGGGTTGCTAAGAACTACTTCAAGATCTGAGAGTGAAAACTCCTTTTTGGGCAGTTTCACAAACAAGGAGATACATTAT gaagaaatCCTTACTTCTTGTTTGGAAATGCAAATTAAGCATATGAGTGAAGAAGTTGATGGTGTTACTCATTTTGAAATCAGGGATGTGAGGGTAAAAGATAAACTTTTTAAG ATACCTGTTAGTATGAACCATGTCGTGTGTTCTTTCAAGAAATTTGTGATGTGTGGTATAGTTTGCAAACATGTATTTTATGGTTTAAAGCAAATTGGGGTTACCAAATTTCCAAGAAGCATTGTTCTTAATTGCTGGATTCAAACTGCTGATAGTAGAACTTCATCAAATTTAGATGTG GCTGGGGTAGAATTGCAGAGACTTGAGCATGTACACAACACTATAAAGAAGTTAAATACAAAGTTGGATGATTATGATGGATCTGTTGTTAGTTTTACGAAAAAAGATCATACTGCTGCAATGGTCGGGCAACAACCTAAAGGAGAAGTTAACATTCTTCCACCTAAT GTTTCTATTAGTATGAACCTCGCCGTGTGTTCTTGCAAGAAATTTGTGACTACTGTTTAG